A segment of the Triticum urartu cultivar G1812 chromosome 1, Tu2.1, whole genome shotgun sequence genome:
TCACATCAAACCTGACATCGTAATCCATATCAAGGAAGAAGAGATTGTGCATAAAGAACATAATAATCAAGAACAATTACCTGTGCCATTGCCTCCTAGGTTACCAGCCCTGAAAGAAAAAAAGATGACTCAGCAAACGCATAATTGCACCCTCAAAAAATGAACATAACTGCACTTCATAATCTCCATTTCATTTAATTTCATAAAAAAAGGGGTGATACAATGATGCTATTGAATTAGAGTTACTCACTGGCTAGGTTGATTTTGGCCAAGCTGTGATGACAGTGTCTGCTGGAATGAGAGTAATTGCTGCGCAGAACAAATACaaattatcataaaataaaatacgAGAACAGTTGTTAACTTGCATCGCAACAGATTTTACCTGCAAAGCCTCTGGGGATGCCATCTGGCGAAGAAAGTCTGGGTTTTGGAACATATCCCTCAACTGAGTGTTTGACTCCATCAGGCTACGTGCATTTGGGTTCATGCTAAGCAACTGTGGGACAAGCAAATGTTACAGAATGATCCAAGTTCATCTCCAAAAATCATAAAGGAACTAGTTTTGAAAAATATTGGACCTGGTTCATTGACTGTGGGTCAGACATAATGTTCTGCATCATCTGCATCATAGCAGGGTTTTGCAGCATCTGACTCAAAAGAGCAGCATCAGGTGGACCACCAAGCATACTCCCCAAATCTGCTGAACCCAACCCTCCTAGACCACCTGCAGCACCAGTTCTTGCATTCCCACCAAGACCACCGAGCAGGCTGCTCAAATCTGCTGAACCCAGCCCTCCTGGGCCACCAGTTGCACCAGCCCTGGTACTAGCAGCAGGACCTGACCGTGGTGTTCCTTGCGCACCCCCAGCTGGGAAAATAAAATTGTATCACAGGCAATTATCAGCAGCAGTGAGAATAAAAATACTACCACATGTAattatcaacattcaacaacaaaacaaacaaaaaacTCTAAATAACTAGAACCTACCATTGTTGCTCCAGGGGTTTGGAAGTGGATTAGTATTTGGAACAGGGGTTCCTGTTGTGGACTCTGGGCCGGTAATTGGAGCATTTGTAGCAGCATTGCCGGCTTGGTTAGGCCCCTGATTTCCAAGAAGAGCTGCAAACGGGTTAGAGGCCGGGGTGCCTTCCCCACCCCCTCCCATTGTTGTTGCATTAAGAAAAGGCTCCTGTACAGTTTCATACATACGCCGGAGCATATTAAACCCTTCAGGGGAAGCTTCAATGTTGCTCATTGCTCTGTCTGTGTTCCGCATCATCTCCCTCATAATTTCAGGGTTTCTTGCAGCTTCAAGGGTCTGGCGGAGAACACTAGGGTCATTGAGGACATGGGCAAGATCTGGATTCCGATCAATAATATCACGCATTTGTGGATTATTCATAATCATATTGCGTATTAGATCAGGGTTATTCATGAGACTCTGCATCATTGGCATGTTCATTATCTCCCTCATAAGGTTGGGATTCTGGCTCAACTGTTGCTGCATTTGATCTAATTCCGG
Coding sequences within it:
- the LOC125512822 gene encoding ubiquitin domain-containing protein DSK2a-like translates to MGGAGDGEGAGSESPPSGARATLNIRCANGAKFTLQADLGETVGAFKEAVAASCDVPAPQQRLIYKGRILKDEQTLESYGVETDHTIHLVRGVAQPAASGAPAASSPQASTTPTSGPAGGLGGLFPGLGATGAASGRPAGLFGAGLPELDQMQQQLSQNPNLMREIMNMPMMQSLMNNPDLIRNMIMNNPQMRDIIDRNPDLAHVLNDPSVLRQTLEAARNPEIMREMMRNTDRAMSNIEASPEGFNMLRRMYETVQEPFLNATTMGGGGEGTPASNPFAALLGNQGPNQAGNAATNAPITGPESTTGTPVPNTNPLPNPWSNNAGGAQGTPRSGPAASTRAGATGGPGGLGSADLSSLLGGLGGNARTGAAGGLGGLGSADLGSMLGGPPDAALLSQMLQNPAMMQMMQNIMSDPQSMNQLLSMNPNARSLMESNTQLRDMFQNPDFLRQMASPEALQQLLSFQQTLSSQLGQNQPSQAGNLGGNGTGTRGNVGLDTLMGMLSGLGAGGGLGVPNASNVPPEELYATQLGQLQEMGFFDTAENIRALMATSGNVHAAVERLLGNFGQ